The Flavobacterium psychrophilum genome includes a region encoding these proteins:
- a CDS encoding leucyl/phenylalanyl-tRNA--protein transferase gives MYFLSRELYFPNVNQASPEGIVAIGGDLSAERLMLAYRNGIFPWFEDDEPILWWSPPERMVLFLDELKVSKSMRNIINRKQFSITFNTAFRDVIINCRDIKRDGQPGTWITDDMTEAYCRLHELGFAKSVEVWQDDELVGGLYGIDLGHIFCGESMFSKVSNASKIGFIALVQQLKLANYRLLDCQVHNNHLESLGAREIDRDDFLAILRT, from the coding sequence ATGTATTTCTTGTCGCGCGAATTATACTTTCCAAATGTTAATCAGGCATCGCCCGAAGGAATAGTAGCAATAGGTGGCGACCTTTCCGCAGAGCGGCTTATGCTGGCATACAGAAATGGAATTTTCCCTTGGTTTGAAGATGATGAGCCCATATTGTGGTGGAGCCCTCCCGAAAGGATGGTCTTGTTTTTAGACGAATTAAAAGTCTCGAAAAGCATGCGTAATATCATTAACCGAAAGCAATTTAGTATAACTTTTAATACAGCGTTTAGGGACGTAATTATAAATTGCCGTGACATTAAACGTGACGGACAGCCCGGAACGTGGATAACCGATGATATGACTGAGGCGTATTGCAGGCTTCATGAATTAGGTTTTGCAAAATCGGTAGAGGTCTGGCAGGACGATGAGCTGGTTGGCGGATTGTACGGAATAGACCTTGGCCATATATTTTGTGGAGAAAGCATGTTCTCCAAGGTAAGTAATGCAAGCAAGATTGGCTTTATAGCATTAGTACAACAGCTAAAATTGGCAAATTACAGGCTTTTAGACTGTCAGGTACACAACAACCACCTTGAAAGCCTCGGAGCCCGTGAAATAGACCGGGATGACTTTTTAGCAATATTAAGAACTTAG
- a CDS encoding histidine kinase produces the protein MQFTDNRNVTRWIIIAASFFIVLSILWNTYNFFTIFKQDERKKVELLAQSYMMINNTQGNFDLELPFEILRSNSTVPVIITDAKDSIITSANLPDNIENDTIRKKEYLQGLKQSDTYITLKVGKGATQTLYYGSSQLLNNLKYYPITLVIIVILFAAIVFIFYRASRMATQNRLWAGMAKETAHQIGTPLSSLLGWIEIMKADDVDETTVTEIEKDVQRLQIIAERFSKVGSEPVLEERDIVAETEKSFEYLRSRASKQVEFFFMAPNHPVNVMINPELHSWTVENLVKNAIDAMKGKGRLDVVIQENEKFIRIKVSDTGKGIPKSQFKKVFEPGFTTKRRGWGLGLSLTKRIVEEYHKGKIKVLSSEVGKGTVMQASYKKL, from the coding sequence ATGCAATTTACCGATAACAGGAATGTAACGCGTTGGATAATTATTGCGGCATCCTTTTTTATTGTACTCTCTATACTTTGGAATACCTATAATTTCTTCACCATTTTTAAACAGGACGAAAGAAAAAAAGTTGAGCTCCTGGCACAATCTTACATGATGATCAATAACACACAAGGTAATTTTGATCTGGAACTTCCTTTTGAGATATTAAGGAGTAACAGTACTGTCCCTGTAATTATCACAGATGCAAAAGATAGCATTATTACCTCTGCCAACCTGCCGGACAATATTGAAAATGATACTATAAGAAAAAAAGAATACCTGCAGGGATTAAAACAGAGTGATACCTATATTACATTAAAAGTAGGCAAGGGAGCTACACAAACGCTCTATTACGGTAGTTCGCAGCTTCTGAATAATCTTAAGTATTATCCTATTACCTTAGTGATAATAGTTATTCTTTTTGCTGCTATTGTGTTTATCTTTTATCGTGCCAGCCGTATGGCTACCCAAAACAGGCTTTGGGCGGGTATGGCAAAAGAAACAGCGCACCAGATAGGTACTCCGTTATCATCATTGCTTGGATGGATTGAAATAATGAAGGCTGACGATGTAGATGAGACTACAGTGACCGAGATTGAAAAAGATGTGCAGCGCTTACAGATTATTGCCGAACGTTTTAGCAAGGTAGGGTCGGAACCTGTATTGGAAGAAAGGGATATTGTAGCTGAGACCGAAAAGTCTTTTGAATATTTACGTTCCAGAGCTTCTAAGCAGGTAGAATTCTTTTTTATGGCACCGAATCATCCGGTTAATGTTATGATCAATCCTGAGCTGCATAGCTGGACAGTAGAGAATCTTGTAAAGAACGCTATCGATGCCATGAAGGGCAAAGGGAGGCTCGATGTTGTTATTCAGGAAAACGAAAAGTTTATACGAATTAAGGTGAGCGATACCGGCAAGGGTATTCCTAAAAGCCAGTTCAAAAAGGTTTTTGAACCCGGTTTTACTACCAAAAGAAGAGGGTGGGGACTAGGGCTGTCTTTAACCAAACGTATTGTAGAAGAATATCATAAGGGTAAAATTAAAGTACTTTCTTCTGAAGTTGGAAAAGGCACAGTAATGCAGGCCAGTTATAAAAAGTTATAA
- a CDS encoding 50S ribosomal protein L27, producing MAHKKGVGSSKNGRESESKRLGVKIYGGQAAIAGNIIVRQRGSKHNPGENVYMGKDHTLHAKVAGVVKFQKKGDNKSFVSIVPFEA from the coding sequence AAGAAAGGTGTCGGTAGTTCCAAGAATGGTAGGGAATCAGAATCGAAACGTCTAGGCGTTAAGATTTATGGAGGACAGGCTGCTATTGCCGGTAACATTATCGTAAGACAAAGAGGTTCTAAGCACAATCCGGGTGAAAACGTTTACATGGGGAAAGATCATACTCTTCATGCAAAAGTTGCCGGAGTAGTGAAATTCCAGAAGAAAGGTGATAACAAATCTTTCGTTTCTATAGTTCCATTCGAAGCTTAG
- a CDS encoding cell division protein, translating into MPVIQLRTVINAPIDVVFDLSRSIDLHKISTAHTNEQAIAGKTSGLISMDESVTWKARHFGVTQFLTSKITAFKSPHYFVDEMVSGAFKRFKHEHIFAEENDTTIMTDIFDYTSPYGFFGRLADALFLKRYMKNLLKERNCVIKDFAENEDRYAKLLSVESLKI; encoded by the coding sequence ATGCCTGTCATTCAGCTACGAACCGTAATAAATGCACCTATAGATGTGGTGTTTGATTTGTCGCGTAGTATAGACCTCCATAAAATATCAACTGCCCATACTAATGAACAAGCAATTGCCGGGAAAACTTCCGGACTTATAAGTATGGACGAAAGTGTTACCTGGAAAGCAAGGCATTTTGGCGTAACGCAATTTTTAACATCTAAAATTACCGCGTTTAAAAGTCCGCACTATTTTGTGGACGAAATGGTTTCAGGAGCTTTTAAACGTTTTAAGCACGAACATATTTTTGCGGAAGAAAATGATACAACCATAATGACTGATATTTTTGATTATACTAGCCCTTACGGTTTTTTCGGTCGGTTAGCGGATGCCCTATTTCTAAAACGCTATATGAAAAACTTGCTTAAAGAAAGAAATTGCGTTATTAAGGACTTTGCCGAAAATGAAGATAGGTATGCTAAACTCCTTTCAGTTGAAAGTCTTAAGATCTAG
- a CDS encoding flavin reductase — protein MLTIDPKELTTPKLHGYLQSAVGPRPIALASTVDRNNIPNLSPFSFFNIFSSNPPILIFSPSRRVRDNTTKHTLMNAELTREVVINVVNYAMVEQVSLASTEYAAGVNEFEKAGFTMLPSDTVKPFRVKEAPVQFECRVNEIIALGTEGGAGNLILCEVMKIHIDESILDANGGIDQHKIDLVSRLGGNWYSRSAEGLFEVEKPLTTLGIGVDAIPAFIKKSNVFNGNDLGKLGNTETLPTDEEVSIFVKESFDMKAILSSDDEGKRFHKAKELLDNNEVAAAWKVLLAKKDF, from the coding sequence ATGCTCACTATAGATCCTAAAGAACTTACAACACCAAAACTGCACGGATACCTGCAAAGTGCCGTGGGTCCAAGGCCAATAGCACTTGCCAGTACCGTAGACCGCAACAACATACCCAATTTGTCGCCGTTCAGTTTTTTCAACATATTTAGTTCTAACCCGCCTATACTTATCTTTTCGCCTTCGCGAAGGGTTCGTGACAATACCACAAAGCACACCCTGATGAACGCCGAGCTTACACGCGAAGTTGTCATAAATGTGGTGAATTATGCTATGGTAGAACAGGTATCGTTAGCCAGTACAGAATATGCTGCTGGTGTAAATGAATTTGAGAAAGCAGGGTTTACAATGCTGCCATCAGATACTGTTAAGCCTTTTAGGGTAAAAGAAGCACCGGTTCAGTTTGAATGCCGCGTGAATGAAATAATAGCCCTTGGCACAGAAGGAGGCGCAGGTAACCTTATTTTATGTGAAGTAATGAAAATTCATATCGACGAAAGCATACTGGATGCTAACGGAGGTATAGACCAACATAAAATTGACCTTGTATCCCGCCTTGGCGGCAACTGGTACTCACGCAGTGCAGAAGGGCTTTTTGAAGTTGAAAAACCGCTTACCACACTGGGCATAGGGGTTGACGCTATTCCGGCATTTATTAAAAAGAGTAATGTATTTAACGGAAACGACTTAGGCAAACTTGGCAACACAGAAACATTGCCTACCGACGAAGAAGTTAGTATATTTGTAAAGGAGAGCTTTGATATGAAAGCTATTTTAAGCTCTGATGACGAAGGAAAAAGATTCCATAAAGCCAAAGAACTCCTTGACAACAATGAAGTTGCAGCCGCATGGAAAGTGCTGCTGGCTAAAAAAGATTTTTAA
- a CDS encoding transcription elongation factor GreA, which produces MSTVSYYTAEGLKKLRDELDQLKSIERPKASAAIAEARDKGDLSENAEYDAAKEAQGLLELKISKMEELVSNARLIDESQLDTSKALVLSTVKIKNQSNGMEMKYTLVAESEADLKTGKISVTSPIGKGLLGKSVGETAEIQVPNGTLKFDVLEITRD; this is translated from the coding sequence ATGAGTACAGTATCTTATTACACCGCAGAAGGTTTAAAAAAATTAAGGGACGAGCTTGATCAGCTTAAAAGTATTGAGAGGCCAAAAGCTTCTGCTGCTATTGCTGAAGCAAGAGACAAAGGTGACCTTTCTGAAAATGCAGAGTATGATGCCGCTAAAGAAGCGCAGGGCCTTTTAGAACTTAAAATATCTAAAATGGAAGAGCTTGTTTCTAATGCAAGACTTATCGATGAGTCGCAGCTTGACACATCTAAAGCACTAGTACTTAGCACCGTGAAAATAAAAAACCAGTCTAACGGCATGGAGATGAAATATACTCTTGTTGCTGAAAGCGAAGCGGATCTTAAAACCGGAAAAATATCGGTTACATCACCTATCGGGAAAGGGCTTCTTGGAAAATCGGTTGGAGAAACTGCCGAAATACAGGTACCTAACGGAACGCTTAAATTTGATGTTCTTGAAATAACAAGAGACTAA
- a CDS encoding HIT family hydrolase, with protein sequence MSSIFTKIINGEIPAYKITEDENFLAFLDVNPNAKGHTLCIPKQEINKIFDMDEELYLGLMKFSRKVAIALEKTVPCKRVGVAVVGLEVPHTHVHLIPLNEMDEMRFINKVKLEKEEFEALAKAIADNL encoded by the coding sequence ATGAGTTCAATATTTACTAAAATTATCAACGGCGAAATACCGGCATACAAAATAACCGAAGACGAGAACTTTCTTGCTTTTCTGGACGTAAATCCAAATGCAAAAGGACATACCCTTTGCATACCGAAACAGGAAATCAACAAGATCTTTGATATGGACGAGGAACTTTACCTTGGCCTTATGAAGTTTTCGCGCAAAGTAGCCATAGCGCTGGAAAAAACCGTACCATGCAAACGTGTAGGCGTAGCTGTTGTTGGGCTTGAGGTACCTCATACCCATGTACACCTTATTCCGCTTAACGAAATGGATGAAATGCGTTTTATCAATAAAGTAAAGCTTGAAAAAGAAGAGTTTGAAGCATTGGCTAAAGCCATTGCTGACAATCTATAG